The following coding sequences are from one Brooklawnia cerclae window:
- a CDS encoding radical SAM protein: protein MRRPVVDQDQLADRERALSGLRRLEIELTQICNLQCDYCFVTRNLQQPTTRPMAEELLEAIAATVSTLSSPEGVEVVLTGGEPLSCWPSVVRAVEIFAGALGPRLVGASVLTNGTLLRPDRAAWLAENRVRVTVGLDGTQEVHDAHRRNSVGIGSWRRAFRGASSLVDEGIVPDVSMVVADGDCASLSQGIEWVCDALGPATLSVVPAAPPTLGGSVPRPGPEEWAELIVALHDRARTTGTRVAPVADVVDAMTDGVPMLHSDDGAWGGSMAVDVHGNAGPSLELLSAGVGAVALGSLDLASGPFQRWRDRSPARNAECRECSALGLCGNASMYASTAAGGSPAARDPWHCRMQRHLVNALEG, encoded by the coding sequence ATGCGGCGCCCGGTTGTCGATCAGGATCAACTGGCCGACAGGGAGCGTGCCCTCTCCGGGCTCCGCCGCCTTGAGATCGAGTTGACCCAGATCTGCAATCTGCAGTGTGACTACTGCTTCGTCACGCGGAACCTCCAGCAGCCGACTACGCGACCGATGGCCGAGGAACTCCTTGAGGCCATCGCGGCCACGGTCTCGACGCTCAGTTCCCCCGAGGGGGTCGAGGTGGTGCTCACCGGGGGTGAGCCCCTCAGCTGCTGGCCCTCCGTCGTGCGCGCCGTGGAGATCTTCGCCGGAGCGCTCGGCCCTCGGCTCGTGGGGGCGAGTGTGCTGACCAACGGCACACTTCTGCGTCCCGACCGGGCGGCATGGCTCGCCGAGAACCGCGTCCGGGTGACGGTCGGGTTGGACGGCACCCAGGAGGTCCACGACGCGCATCGCCGCAACAGCGTCGGCATCGGATCATGGCGACGAGCCTTCCGGGGAGCGTCCTCGCTGGTGGACGAGGGCATCGTGCCGGATGTCTCGATGGTCGTCGCAGACGGCGACTGCGCGAGCCTTTCCCAGGGGATCGAGTGGGTGTGCGACGCCCTCGGCCCGGCGACGCTGTCGGTGGTGCCGGCGGCGCCTCCCACGCTGGGCGGGTCGGTCCCGCGGCCGGGGCCGGAGGAATGGGCGGAACTGATCGTGGCGCTGCACGACCGGGCCCGGACGACGGGCACTCGTGTCGCGCCCGTCGCGGACGTGGTCGACGCGATGACCGATGGCGTGCCGATGCTGCATTCCGACGACGGCGCGTGGGGCGGATCCATGGCGGTGGACGTGCACGGCAACGCCGGGCCCAGTCTCGAACTGCTCAGTGCGGGTGTCGGTGCCGTCGCGCTCGGCTCGCTCGACCTGGCATCCGGGCCCTTCCAGCGGTGGCGGGACCGATCGCCCGCTCGCAACGCGGAATGCCGTGAGTGCTCAGCCCTGGGGCTCTGCGGCAACGCGTCCATGTACGCCAGCACGGCTGCGGGGGGATCGCCGGCGGCCCGTGACCCGTGGCACTGCCGCATGCAGCGGCATCTCGTGAACGCCCTGGAGGGATGA
- a CDS encoding urease accessory protein UreD, producing MRTRIQVTPGPDRPQVELRGDVLAPRILATTPDGAEVAIVGTRMVLLAGDSVGIDVVVAPGGRLRIVEPVGTVAYGGPGSSQWDVSIELGAGAVLEWESQPFVVSDGADVTRTTRISLGADARLLQRETLVFGRSGQRGGSLVTRLDASGVDGPLLVEELDLRPDQRERVGILGDNRVLDSLLALGWRPGTPADLTAFELSEPGCLVRHVGHQHDHRPLDVCWFRWHGDL from the coding sequence GTGCGCACGCGCATACAGGTGACCCCCGGCCCCGATCGGCCGCAGGTCGAACTCCGGGGAGACGTGCTGGCGCCCCGGATTCTCGCCACGACACCCGACGGCGCGGAGGTCGCGATCGTCGGCACCCGTATGGTGCTGCTGGCCGGTGACAGCGTCGGCATCGACGTCGTGGTCGCGCCCGGAGGCCGGCTCCGGATCGTCGAGCCGGTCGGCACCGTGGCCTACGGGGGCCCGGGCTCCTCGCAGTGGGACGTCAGCATCGAGTTGGGTGCCGGAGCTGTGCTCGAATGGGAGTCCCAGCCCTTCGTCGTCTCGGACGGCGCCGACGTCACACGGACCACCCGCATCTCGCTCGGTGCGGACGCGCGGCTGCTGCAACGCGAGACCCTGGTGTTCGGACGCTCAGGCCAGCGCGGTGGGTCGTTGGTGACCAGGCTCGACGCCTCCGGCGTCGACGGCCCGCTGCTCGTCGAGGAGTTGGACCTGCGGCCCGATCAACGCGAACGCGTGGGGATCCTCGGGGACAACCGCGTGCTGGATTCGTTGCTCGCGCTCGGCTGGCGCCCCGGGACGCCGGCGGACCTCACGGCCTTCGAGCTGTCGGAGCCCGGCTGCCTCGTGCGCCACGTGGGTCACCAGCACGACCACCGTCCGCTGGACGTCTGCTGGTTCCGCTGGCATGGCGACCTCTGA
- a CDS encoding hydrogenase maturation nickel metallochaperone HypA translates to MHELGVTRAVLKVVLAEANERGLTSVVGITLTVGEMHGFEQEWIQRYFSAAARGTAAEGARITMVPVPPRFRCRLCEADFAIDVRRDRVPRCPRCHARDYELLAGKELMVTGMQAF, encoded by the coding sequence ATGCATGAACTCGGGGTGACTCGGGCGGTGCTGAAGGTGGTGCTCGCCGAGGCGAACGAACGCGGCCTGACCTCGGTGGTCGGGATCACGCTGACGGTGGGGGAGATGCACGGTTTCGAGCAGGAGTGGATCCAGCGCTATTTCAGCGCCGCGGCCCGGGGAACCGCAGCGGAAGGTGCCCGCATCACGATGGTGCCGGTGCCGCCGCGGTTTCGTTGCAGGTTGTGCGAGGCGGACTTCGCCATCGACGTGCGCCGGGATCGCGTCCCCCGATGCCCTCGCTGCCACGCGCGCGACTACGAACTGCTCGCGGGCAAGGAACTGATGGTCACCGGTATGCAGGCTTTCTGA
- the purQ gene encoding phosphoribosylformylglycinamidine synthase subunit PurQ: MSSVGVVTFPGSLDDQDALRAVRLSGAEPVPLWHASDSLSGVDAVILPGGFSYGDYLRCGAIARFAPIMDEVIRSADAGMPVLGICNGFQVLCESHLLPGALMRNAGRRFVCGQQPLRVESNDTVWTCDFTAGQEVTIAIKHGEGNYQADPETLHRLEDNHQVVFRYLGNPNGSCNDIAGITNERGNVVGLMPHPEHSVEVLTGESRDGLTFFSSVQRFLALTA, from the coding sequence GTGAGCAGCGTCGGCGTCGTCACCTTCCCGGGCTCACTCGACGATCAGGACGCATTGCGCGCCGTGCGGCTGTCGGGTGCCGAGCCCGTGCCGCTGTGGCATGCTTCCGATTCCCTCAGCGGGGTCGACGCGGTGATCCTCCCCGGTGGCTTCAGCTACGGTGACTACCTGCGATGCGGAGCCATCGCCCGGTTCGCCCCGATCATGGACGAGGTGATCCGCTCCGCCGACGCCGGGATGCCGGTGCTCGGCATCTGCAACGGATTCCAGGTGCTGTGCGAGTCGCACCTGCTCCCGGGGGCATTGATGCGCAATGCGGGACGCCGGTTCGTCTGCGGGCAACAGCCGCTGCGCGTCGAGTCGAACGACACCGTGTGGACGTGTGATTTCACCGCCGGCCAGGAAGTCACCATCGCCATCAAGCACGGCGAGGGCAACTACCAGGCCGACCCGGAGACCCTCCACCGGCTGGAGGACAACCACCAGGTGGTGTTCCGCTACCTGGGCAACCCCAACGGCAGCTGCAACGACATCGCGGGCATCACCAACGAGCGAGGAAACGTCGTCGGCCTGATGCCGCATCCGGAACACAGCGTCGAGGTGCTGACGGGCGAGTCACGTGATGGGCTCACCTTCTTCTCCTCCGTCCAGCGGTTCCTGGCGCTGACCGCCTGA
- a CDS encoding FAD-binding protein has translation MIHDAVVVGAGSAGLSCAHTLQDGGADFVLVSDTLGGRICYSADEGVNFGAYFVMANYHNAEKLITRRTRIDPLSCRFHDGRGKSFPTLSLNTLRRAPGFAVFGAVMANFIRHYERFKKDCEYMSQREAMERDPYIARLFHQPAERLIAHYRLGKVAEDYVSKFSYACTGVDMGTITALDFLNVCQGLVLPIHRFSFDEKAELGRLGDHFVRGVVTGHSVTDDGLHTVELADGSTVQAANVVFATPPVVTAEFLGLGEVRQTCQLYVVHAWGRLRPVFADQEMNLFPFTSPVIFTARQDDGSFLIYSRLPEIDLSEYFIEHEVISRKGWTKAMYVQGRAYIEQQYGDSTYVAGDHNGLGLEPTAITGVYAAHQVLNKLAR, from the coding sequence ATGATCCACGACGCCGTCGTCGTTGGTGCTGGTAGTGCCGGTCTGAGTTGTGCGCACACCCTGCAGGACGGGGGCGCGGACTTCGTCCTCGTCTCCGACACGCTGGGCGGGCGCATCTGCTATTCGGCCGACGAGGGGGTGAACTTCGGCGCCTACTTCGTGATGGCCAATTACCACAACGCCGAGAAGCTGATCACCCGGCGCACTCGCATCGATCCGCTCTCGTGCCGTTTCCACGACGGGCGGGGCAAGTCGTTCCCGACGCTGAGCCTCAACACCCTGCGACGGGCGCCCGGGTTCGCCGTCTTCGGTGCGGTGATGGCGAACTTCATTCGCCACTACGAGCGGTTCAAGAAGGACTGCGAGTACATGTCGCAGCGCGAGGCGATGGAACGCGACCCCTACATCGCGCGTCTGTTCCACCAGCCGGCGGAACGGCTGATCGCCCACTATCGGCTCGGGAAGGTGGCCGAGGACTACGTCTCGAAGTTCTCCTACGCCTGCACCGGGGTCGACATGGGGACGATCACCGCGCTCGACTTCCTCAACGTCTGCCAGGGGCTGGTGCTGCCGATCCACCGGTTCTCCTTCGACGAGAAGGCCGAGCTGGGGCGCCTCGGCGACCATTTCGTCCGCGGCGTCGTCACGGGCCATTCCGTGACCGACGACGGCCTCCACACCGTGGAGCTTGCGGACGGCAGCACCGTGCAGGCCGCCAACGTCGTCTTCGCCACCCCGCCGGTGGTCACCGCCGAGTTCCTCGGCCTGGGTGAGGTCCGGCAGACCTGCCAGCTGTACGTCGTGCATGCGTGGGGCCGGTTGCGCCCGGTGTTCGCCGACCAGGAGATGAACCTGTTCCCGTTCACCTCGCCCGTCATCTTCACGGCCCGCCAGGACGACGGCTCCTTCCTGATCTACAGCCGACTGCCGGAGATCGACCTCAGCGAGTACTTCATCGAGCACGAGGTGATCAGCCGCAAGGGCTGGACGAAGGCCATGTATGTGCAAGGACGCGCGTACATCGAGCAGCAGTACGGCGACAGCACCTACGTCGCCGGCGACCACAACGGGCTCGGCCTGGAGCCCACCGCCATCACGGGTGTGTACGCCGCCCACCAGGTCCTCAACAAGCTCGCCCGGTAG
- a CDS encoding DUF2207 family protein — protein sequence MIELELIVLIVGCVALFGALLAVLCIRDTSHDAASEPQPGLIVPDRPFEPPTGVTPGLAGPLVDGDVGTKDVRVTLAHLASRGFLRITALTDDHGRGHDWVIRRTDRPADDDLLDYERTLLTVPFGDVSDGASVRMITLSSMATLPERPLEVAQRQLVDELRERGWFHDDERNRHSRWGWTGSILLVIGLLATAYMLIDWLASGDFRGVIGGFLLGAAGILLASRGRRQTQHTDAGDDARTHVTRFRTALADLRPEDIATRAASAEFGRYLPWAVRFGTGAELARAFETEQHRSANWGRPLDIALDWYGPDRAEVTWSPSELVAEVAGFVDGGLRSRAGRRPVAR from the coding sequence GTGATCGAGCTTGAGCTGATTGTGCTGATCGTCGGGTGCGTAGCGCTCTTCGGCGCGCTCCTTGCCGTGCTCTGCATCCGCGACACAAGCCATGACGCCGCTTCCGAGCCGCAGCCCGGGCTCATCGTCCCCGATCGGCCGTTCGAGCCTCCCACCGGCGTGACCCCGGGCCTCGCGGGCCCCCTGGTGGACGGCGACGTCGGCACCAAGGACGTACGGGTCACCCTGGCTCACCTGGCCTCGCGGGGCTTCCTTCGCATCACCGCCCTCACCGACGATCACGGGCGCGGCCACGACTGGGTGATCCGCCGCACCGACCGACCGGCCGACGACGACCTCCTCGACTACGAACGGACGCTGCTCACCGTCCCCTTCGGGGATGTCTCCGACGGCGCGTCGGTCCGGATGATCACGCTCAGCAGCATGGCGACCCTGCCCGAGCGTCCCCTCGAAGTGGCGCAAAGGCAGCTCGTCGACGAACTCCGCGAACGCGGCTGGTTCCACGACGACGAGCGCAACCGGCATTCCCGCTGGGGCTGGACAGGTTCGATCCTGCTCGTCATCGGGCTCCTCGCGACCGCCTACATGCTGATCGACTGGCTGGCCAGCGGCGATTTCCGTGGTGTCATCGGCGGGTTCCTGCTGGGCGCCGCCGGTATCCTGCTGGCCTCACGAGGCCGCAGGCAGACCCAGCACACCGATGCGGGGGACGACGCCCGCACCCACGTCACGCGTTTTCGTACCGCCCTGGCCGACCTGAGGCCGGAGGACATCGCTACCCGCGCCGCTTCGGCCGAGTTCGGACGCTATCTGCCCTGGGCCGTGCGATTCGGCACGGGTGCGGAACTGGCGCGTGCATTCGAGACCGAGCAGCACCGTTCGGCCAACTGGGGACGCCCCCTCGACATCGCGCTCGACTGGTACGGCCCCGACCGCGCCGAGGTCACCTGGTCCCCGTCCGAGCTGGTCGCCGAGGTCGCGGGGTTCGTCGACGGCGGGCTGCGCAGCAGGGCAGGACGCAGGCCCGTCGCCCGGTAG
- a CDS encoding TetR/AcrR family transcriptional regulator, which produces MPDPTQRGNGINRGPAAAAANRRAILAAARSLFAERGYHVPLNAIARRAGVGQGVLYRHFPTRLDLALTVFDENFNELEAIAASGDSATFEHLWRRLVDLTIEVSAFIEMAVDARGRLAAYDGTQRLRELLTEPLGAAHEAGLVPASLTVDEVLLTLRMVYGVVTTSPADRVREHVSGSLRLVGWTPDERAPR; this is translated from the coding sequence ATGCCTGACCCGACGCAGCGAGGCAACGGAATCAACCGAGGTCCTGCGGCCGCGGCCGCCAACCGCAGGGCGATCCTCGCGGCGGCCCGGTCGTTGTTCGCCGAGCGCGGATATCACGTCCCCCTCAACGCCATCGCCCGGAGGGCCGGGGTGGGCCAGGGGGTGCTGTACCGGCACTTCCCCACACGGCTCGATCTGGCCCTGACCGTCTTCGACGAGAACTTCAACGAGCTCGAGGCGATCGCCGCGTCCGGCGACTCCGCGACCTTCGAGCACCTGTGGCGCCGCCTGGTGGATCTGACGATCGAGGTGTCGGCCTTCATCGAGATGGCCGTGGACGCACGTGGCAGACTCGCCGCCTACGACGGGACGCAACGTCTGCGCGAACTGCTCACCGAACCGCTGGGCGCGGCACACGAGGCGGGCCTCGTCCCCGCTTCACTGACCGTCGACGAGGTACTGCTGACGCTGCGCATGGTCTACGGCGTGGTGACGACGAGCCCCGCCGATCGCGTACGGGAACACGTGAGTGGCAGCCTTCGCCTCGTGGGTTGGACGCCGGACGAGCGCGCTCCGCGATAG
- a CDS encoding 4Fe-4S binding protein yields MDNPEIIESPMGRMNVDRNGNVLFLDEERLNRKEQPDKPVRRNRPRGLGVKDLLVSCVGAKPVNYGLFTAAFRLLVRCMKRFLRRPGIGRNLFRRVMMVGPVDEPSGYTKGVWLPLDVDLSDHSGSERVPWDLLEQAIRSSTYIGGLNRCICRETFGCSDFPHDMACMFFGRSGEVVVKNGIAERLTPEQALERVARAKGLGLNAEAVHVELEQYVWGLKNQDMEQFLEVCFCCPCCCVAMKFCREGTRDIKDRWTPSGWTATIDQDACIACGSCAPACPQECIGFDEDGVASIDQEHCMGCGYCVAACPASDCIRIRQTMPMRDSIHDYFLAEDGFDLKAGY; encoded by the coding sequence GTGGACAACCCTGAGATCATCGAATCCCCGATGGGACGCATGAACGTCGACCGGAACGGGAACGTGCTCTTCCTCGACGAGGAGCGGCTGAACCGCAAGGAGCAGCCCGACAAGCCTGTCCGGCGGAACCGCCCGCGTGGCCTGGGAGTCAAGGATCTCCTCGTGTCCTGCGTGGGCGCAAAGCCGGTGAACTACGGGCTCTTCACCGCGGCGTTCCGGCTCCTGGTCAGGTGCATGAAGAGATTCCTGAGGCGTCCGGGGATCGGCCGGAACCTGTTCCGCCGGGTCATGATGGTGGGCCCGGTCGACGAGCCGTCCGGATACACCAAAGGTGTCTGGCTGCCGCTCGACGTCGATCTGTCCGACCACTCGGGGAGCGAACGTGTGCCCTGGGACCTACTCGAACAGGCGATCCGCTCGTCCACCTACATCGGGGGCCTGAACCGGTGCATCTGCCGGGAGACCTTCGGGTGCAGCGACTTCCCGCACGACATGGCCTGCATGTTCTTCGGCCGGAGCGGCGAGGTCGTCGTCAAGAACGGGATCGCCGAGCGGCTCACACCGGAGCAGGCGCTGGAACGCGTGGCACGCGCCAAGGGCCTCGGCCTGAACGCCGAGGCGGTGCACGTCGAGTTGGAACAGTATGTCTGGGGTCTCAAGAACCAGGACATGGAACAGTTCCTCGAGGTGTGCTTCTGTTGCCCCTGCTGCTGCGTGGCGATGAAGTTCTGCCGCGAGGGGACCCGCGACATCAAGGACCGGTGGACTCCGAGCGGCTGGACCGCGACCATCGACCAGGACGCCTGCATCGCGTGCGGTTCCTGCGCACCCGCCTGTCCCCAGGAGTGCATCGGCTTCGACGAGGACGGCGTTGCCAGCATCGACCAGGAGCACTGCATGGGCTGCGGCTACTGCGTGGCGGCCTGCCCGGCGTCCGACTGCATCAGGATCCGCCAGACGATGCCCATGCGCGACTCCATCCACGACTACTTCCTCGCCGAGGACGGCTTCGATCTGAAGGCCGGATACTGA
- a CDS encoding FAD-binding protein has translation MSESFDHTFDVVVVGTGGAGFATALGAVDSGLSVLMLESTDKWGGSTAMSGGGLWLPNNPLMQRAGVADSREEALAYMEATIGDVGRATSRERKEAFVDGVADLVTTAQKHGMVFSRAADYPDYYPELPGGKIGRAIETRPINTKVIGEWWDTLRGAMPMPAKTDDVWLIQRAWSTPAGFRRGAQLVFRTLGSVVRGQRLAGIGVALASSFLQAVVLRNRVPLWLDSPLESLVVEDDRVVGVRVQHEGRSVAIRAKRGVMLAGGGFDHNVAWREKYQGIHGDPSGNPGNLGGPIAAAQDVGAALELMDDAWWGASVAPAPGGQPSFIVGERALPYTIIVDGSGERFANEAESYVDLGHHMLAHDKDGDYWMICEVRHAIRYLRTFALDPRNNKASADAGLRFTARSIPELARKLGIDPARLESTVRRFNGFARAGVDGDFGRGNSAYDRYYGDPTVHPNPCLGPLEKGPFTAFKVVIGDLGTKGGVVTDADARALREDGTVIDGLYAAGNNSASVMGHTYPGPGSTIGPAAVFGMRGARHMATRSA, from the coding sequence ATGTCCGAGTCCTTCGACCACACCTTCGATGTCGTCGTCGTGGGGACCGGGGGTGCGGGGTTCGCGACCGCGCTCGGTGCGGTCGACTCCGGCCTCAGCGTCCTCATGCTGGAGAGCACGGACAAATGGGGCGGCAGTACCGCGATGTCGGGCGGCGGACTGTGGCTGCCCAACAACCCACTGATGCAGCGCGCGGGCGTGGCCGACTCCCGTGAGGAGGCGCTCGCCTACATGGAGGCCACCATCGGGGACGTCGGCCGAGCGACGTCGCGTGAGCGCAAGGAGGCCTTCGTCGACGGTGTGGCCGATCTCGTCACGACCGCGCAGAAGCACGGCATGGTCTTCTCGCGCGCAGCGGACTACCCGGACTACTACCCGGAACTGCCGGGCGGGAAGATCGGCCGAGCCATCGAGACCCGTCCGATCAACACGAAGGTCATCGGGGAGTGGTGGGACACCCTGCGTGGCGCCATGCCGATGCCCGCCAAGACCGACGACGTCTGGCTCATCCAGCGCGCCTGGTCGACCCCGGCCGGCTTCCGGCGGGGCGCACAACTGGTGTTCCGAACCCTGGGATCGGTGGTGCGCGGTCAGCGCCTGGCCGGCATCGGGGTCGCGCTGGCGTCCTCGTTCCTGCAGGCCGTGGTGCTGCGCAACCGGGTGCCGCTGTGGCTCGACAGCCCTCTGGAGTCGCTGGTCGTCGAAGACGATCGGGTCGTCGGCGTCCGCGTCCAACATGAGGGACGATCTGTGGCCATCAGGGCCAAGCGGGGCGTCATGCTCGCAGGTGGCGGCTTCGACCACAACGTCGCCTGGCGTGAGAAATACCAGGGGATCCACGGCGATCCCTCGGGTAACCCGGGCAACCTCGGGGGGCCCATCGCGGCCGCCCAGGACGTGGGCGCCGCCCTGGAACTGATGGACGATGCCTGGTGGGGCGCCTCGGTGGCCCCCGCGCCGGGCGGCCAGCCGTCGTTCATCGTCGGAGAGCGCGCGCTGCCGTACACGATCATCGTCGACGGCTCGGGCGAACGCTTCGCCAACGAGGCCGAGTCGTACGTCGATCTCGGGCACCACATGCTCGCCCATGACAAGGACGGCGACTACTGGATGATCTGCGAGGTGCGGCACGCCATCCGCTACCTGCGCACGTTCGCCCTCGACCCGAGGAACAACAAGGCATCGGCGGACGCCGGCCTGCGGTTCACGGCGCGCTCGATCCCCGAACTGGCCCGCAAGCTCGGCATCGACCCCGCACGGCTCGAATCGACGGTACGGCGGTTCAACGGGTTCGCCCGCGCCGGCGTCGACGGTGACTTCGGCCGGGGCAACTCCGCCTACGACCGCTACTACGGTGATCCCACCGTGCACCCGAACCCCTGCCTCGGCCCGCTCGAGAAAGGCCCGTTCACGGCGTTCAAGGTCGTCATCGGCGATCTCGGGACGAAGGGCGGGGTCGTCACGGACGCCGACGCCCGTGCGCTGCGGGAGGACGGCACGGTGATCGACGGCCTGTATGCCGCCGGGAACAACTCGGCGTCCGTGATGGGCCACACCTACCCCGGGCCGGGGTCGACCATCGGCCCGGCTGCCGTCTTCGGGATGCGCGGGGCGCGGCACATGGCCACGCGGTCCGCGTGA
- a CDS encoding helix-turn-helix domain-containing protein produces MTSSDLRPAGQLPVRAGTSKPMAPRATSTPTRARGLVDRACELQAALGYPVRMKMIKVLGSHGQAPLSVTEVAQTLRISQPTTTKHLGILYRAGWVNREQVGPRVHYTLNLDTVDEYRRLLDLAFAHALTPCVNSFDCSTCPFEETCV; encoded by the coding sequence GTGACCTCATCCGACCTCAGACCCGCAGGGCAACTACCGGTTCGCGCGGGGACGAGCAAACCGATGGCCCCTCGCGCGACGAGCACACCCACTCGCGCGAGGGGCCTGGTCGACAGGGCCTGCGAGCTCCAGGCGGCGCTGGGCTACCCGGTCCGGATGAAGATGATCAAGGTGCTGGGCTCCCACGGGCAGGCCCCCCTGTCGGTGACCGAGGTCGCCCAGACGCTGCGCATCAGCCAGCCGACCACCACCAAGCACCTGGGCATCCTCTACCGCGCGGGTTGGGTGAATCGCGAGCAGGTGGGCCCGCGAGTGCATTACACGCTCAACCTCGACACCGTCGACGAATACCGCCGACTGCTCGACCTGGCATTCGCGCACGCGCTCACGCCCTGCGTGAACTCGTTCGACTGCTCCACCTGCCCCTTCGAGGAGACCTGCGTCTAG
- the ureG gene encoding urease accessory protein UreG — protein MPDPTAPARAMRLGVAGPVGTGKSSLIATICRQLAGSLSLAVVTNDIYTDEDARFLKAAGVLDPERIRPVETGACPHTAIRDDVTVNLLAAEDLEADFAPVDIVLIESGGDNLTATFSPALVDVQIFVLDVAGGGDVVRKGGPGIARADLLVINKTDLGPFVDVDVDRMIAEGRQVRGDRPVLGVSRKDPSSITALEQWVRDCLASFRSGRHVPVDPGPMAPHSHSDGTVHTHADGTVHAHGHEHAHQH, from the coding sequence GTGCCTGACCCAACAGCACCCGCCCGCGCGATGCGTCTCGGGGTGGCCGGCCCCGTCGGCACCGGCAAGAGTTCGCTCATCGCGACGATCTGCCGCCAACTGGCCGGTTCCCTCTCGCTCGCCGTGGTGACCAACGACATCTACACCGACGAGGATGCCCGTTTCCTGAAGGCGGCCGGCGTACTCGATCCCGAGCGCATCCGGCCCGTGGAGACCGGCGCCTGCCCGCACACCGCGATCCGCGACGACGTGACGGTGAACCTGCTCGCCGCCGAGGACCTGGAGGCCGACTTCGCCCCCGTGGACATCGTCCTGATCGAGTCGGGGGGCGACAACCTCACCGCGACCTTCTCCCCCGCCCTGGTCGACGTGCAGATCTTCGTCCTCGACGTCGCGGGCGGCGGCGACGTCGTCCGCAAGGGTGGGCCGGGCATCGCCCGGGCCGACCTGCTCGTCATCAACAAGACCGATCTCGGGCCGTTCGTGGACGTGGACGTCGACCGGATGATCGCCGAGGGACGCCAGGTGCGCGGGGATCGTCCCGTGCTCGGTGTCTCGCGGAAGGATCCTTCGTCCATCACCGCGCTGGAGCAGTGGGTGCGTGACTGCCTGGCGAGCTTCCGCAGTGGCCGTCACGTGCCGGTGGACCCGGGCCCGATGGCCCCGCACTCGCATTCCGACGGCACGGTCCACACCCATGCGGACGGCACCGTGCATGCCCACGGGCACGAGCACGCCCATCAGCACTGA
- the hypB gene encoding hydrogenase nickel incorporation protein HypB, whose translation MSEITLIDIKENILADNDEAAARVRAAADAARTCLINVMASPGAGKTSLILATLDRLAGVRAGVIEGDIDSLVDSEIFASRAVPVVQIRTGGACHLDAPMVEPALARLDMGGMDAVFVENVGNLVCPAEFDIGADARVMLLSVPEGDDKVLKYPLMFSVSDALVVTKTDYLDGPGSDFDVARLTERVRALNPRIAVFPVSVRTGEGMADWVNWVDRLIGSKTGL comes from the coding sequence GTGAGTGAGATCACCCTGATCGACATCAAGGAGAACATCCTCGCCGACAACGACGAGGCGGCCGCCAGAGTCCGTGCCGCTGCCGACGCGGCCCGGACATGCCTGATCAACGTGATGGCCTCGCCCGGGGCCGGGAAGACGAGCCTGATCCTGGCCACATTGGATCGCCTTGCCGGAGTGCGGGCCGGGGTGATCGAGGGAGACATCGACTCCCTCGTCGACTCGGAGATCTTCGCGTCGCGGGCCGTGCCCGTCGTCCAGATACGCACCGGCGGCGCCTGCCATCTGGACGCCCCCATGGTCGAACCGGCCCTCGCGCGACTCGACATGGGAGGCATGGACGCCGTGTTCGTCGAGAACGTCGGCAACCTGGTCTGCCCGGCGGAGTTCGACATCGGCGCCGACGCGCGGGTCATGCTGCTGTCGGTGCCCGAGGGGGACGACAAGGTGCTCAAGTACCCGCTGATGTTCAGCGTGAGCGATGCCCTGGTCGTCACGAAGACCGACTATCTCGACGGCCCCGGCTCGGACTTCGACGTCGCGCGGCTCACCGAGCGCGTGCGGGCGCTGAATCCGCGGATCGCGGTGTTCCCCGTCTCGGTACGAACCGGGGAGGGCATGGCCGACTGGGTGAACTGGGTCGACCGCCTCATCGGCTCGAAGACCGGCCTGTGA